The Streptomyces nigra genome includes the window GCTCTCCGCGGACGACGGCGCGCTGTCGCCGTTCGCCGGGCTGTCCGCGCCGGCCGCCCGCCTGGTCTCCGCCCACTTCTGTCTCGGCGTCGCCGAGGGGCTGCTCGGCGAAGTCCGTGAGCACGGACGGGTCGTACGGGCCCCCTGGCAGCCGTTCTCCGCGCAGCCCTGGCCGGGCGGCCCGGCCCAGGACCCGTACGCGCTCACCGCGTACGGCGAACTCGCGGTCGCCGCGCGGGCGGCGTCCGCCCTCGCCGACCAGGCCGTGGACGCCCTGATCCAGGGGCTCGACCGGGGGGAGGCTCTCGACGACGAGGAGTGCGCGGAGATCGCCGTCCTCGCCGGCGCCGCCGAGGCCGCGGCCTCCCGGGCCGCGCAGGAGATCACCAGCCGCGCGCTGGAGGCGATCGGGGCGGCCGCCGCGCTCACCCGGCACGGCCTCGACCGGTTCTGGCGGGACACCCGCACCCACACCCTGCGCGAGCCGGTCGCCCACCGGATGCGCGAGATCGGGGACTACTTCCTCAACGGCGCGCACCCGCCGTTCACCCTGCCGGCCTGACCCCCGGCCCGCCGGTACCGGAGCCCCGGCCCGGCTGATGAGGGCGGGGGACCCGTGAGGGATAATCACCGTATGCGGATCTCGGCCAGGGCGGACTATGCGGTGCGGGCGGCACTGGAGCTGGCCGCGGCCGGCGACGACACCTCGCTGAAGGCCGAGGCCATCGCCGACGCCCAGGGCATCCCGCACAAGTTCCTCGAGGGCATCCTGGGCGACATGCGCCGCGGCGGCCTCGTGGTCAGCCAGCGCGGCGGCAAGGGCGGCTACCGGCTCGCCCGGCCCGCGGACGCCATCGCCATCGCCGAGGTCATCCGGGTGGCCGACGGCCCCCTGGTCTCGGTGCGCGGCGTCCGCCCGCCCGACCTGTCCTACATCGGCCCCGCCGAATCGCTCCTGCCGCTGTGGATCGCCGTGCGTGCGAACGTCCGCAAGATCCTCGGCGAGGTCACCCTGGCCGACGTGGCCGCGGCGAAGCTCCCCGACGACGTCCTGCGCCTCGCGGACGACCCGGAGGCGTGGACCAACCCGTAGCTCAGCGCGCCGGCTTCTCCCACACCGACACGTGCTGCCAGCTCTCGCCGGTGAACGGCGTCCGCTTCCAGTCCTCCCAC containing:
- a CDS encoding RrF2 family transcriptional regulator, producing the protein MRISARADYAVRAALELAAAGDDTSLKAEAIADAQGIPHKFLEGILGDMRRGGLVVSQRGGKGGYRLARPADAIAIAEVIRVADGPLVSVRGVRPPDLSYIGPAESLLPLWIAVRANVRKILGEVTLADVAAAKLPDDVLRLADDPEAWTNP